The following are from one region of the Vanessa atalanta chromosome 5, ilVanAtal1.2, whole genome shotgun sequence genome:
- the LOC125064392 gene encoding elongation of very long chain fatty acids protein 7-like, with amino-acid sequence MASAAMFLYENLNYYIENPTVPETKDWFMAGNPLKVIILLACYLLFCLRLGPWYMKHRKPYELRNVIKIYNIFQILVSLYLFYEGTIYIFFTDFNFYCKGVDGVDSPSRLRVAKAIWLYYIVKIIDLMDTVFFVLRKSDRQITSLHVHHHTLMPIASWVALTFFPGGQGVLIGYINALVHAIMYTYYLLAGLGDKYKKYLWWKKYLTMLQLIQFTIIVVHNVNSLFYPCSFPFVLKLLCIFYGVVFLNMFGKFYYYNYVKSKNDKDVKNVPNKIKKSVVNKTH; translated from the exons ATGGCGAGTGCGGCAATGTTTTTGTacgaaaatctaaattattatatcgaGAACCCAACCG ttcCAGAAACAAAAGATTGGTTCATGGCTGGTAACCCGTTGAAAGTTATCATATTACTAGCATGCTATCTGCTCTTCTGCTTACGTCTGGGCCCCTGGTATATGAAACATAGGAAACCATATGAGTTAAGGAACGTcatcaaaatatacaacatatttcAAATTCTCGTCAgtctctatttattttatgag ggaacaatttacatatttttcacaGATTTCAACTTTTACTGCAAAGGTGTAGATGGTGTAGATTCACCGTCAAGATTAagg GTAGCAAAAGCAATTTGGTTATATTACATTGTGAAAATAATCGATCTTATGGACACGGTATTTTTCGTGCTTCGAAAATCAGACAGACAAATTACGTCACTTCACGTCCATCATCACACATTGATGCCGATTGCTTCATGGGTGGCTCTAACATTCTTTccag GAGGTCAAGGCGTACTTATAGGATATATCAACGCTTTGGTGCATGCTATTATGTATACTTACTATCTACTCGCCGGTCTAGGAGATAAGTACAAGAAATATCTCTGGTGgaagaaatatttaactatgCTGCAATtg ataCAGTTCACGATCATTGTAGTTCACAATGTCAATAGTTTATTCTACCCTTGTTCCTTCCCGTTTGtgttaaaattactttgtatatTCTATGGAGTAGTATTCCTAAATATGTTCggaaaattttactattataactacgttaaaagtaaaaatgataaagatgtaaaaaatgtaccaaataaaataaaaaaatcagttgTAAATAAAACGCATTAG